The Desulfitobacterium chlororespirans DSM 11544 DNA segment TTTACATAATTGAATCCAACCGCTTACTAACCTCATGTACTTCGAATCATAAACTCTAGCTGATCTCTTCTTTCACCTCTTTAGCGTCAGGTCATCAATTTTACCCTACTAAAATAATGTTAGCATATAAAGCGATGAAATCAAAGACAAACTCCTTTAAAAGGATTTTGTCTCAGAGTTCTTAAAACCTTTTTGTGTAACCACCTCTGCTCTAGAATGAGCGGCAGGAGGTGACTTGAATGAAGCTCTCAAAGTCCCATGCTCAATCGATAAGCCAGCTTCGGAATTGCATAGATTCTCATTTCACTTTCTAAAAAGACCATCGTAAGTAATTTCCAAGATAGTCCTTATTGCATGTAATTCTTCAACTGAAATATGCCTGATCCCAGCCTCTATTTTCGCCAGTGTTCCTCGCGAAATATCACAGCCATGAGTCTGTAATTAAGCCGAGAGCTGTTCCTGAGTCATGCCCTTGGCACTTCTCTCTTTGCGAATATTCTCGCCAATGCTTTAGCTGCTTTAATGCTTTGTCCCATAATAGCATACCTTTCTTCGTTCTAATTTCGGAGCATATTTACCTTGATTATAAAAGTAACCTGCTCGCACTTAATTAAGTTTTTCTTTTTTAACATCACTCATATCTACACCTGATTCAACTCGCCCACACCATAGCCTACAGCTGTTTTCGCACCTGCACCATGTTCCGCTAAACACTCGGTCATCCATTGCTCCACAACTTGCATTGGAGTTTTTTCACTGAATACGCCGGTTTGGAGAGGTTTATCGTCTTCTTTCTTGATGCCAACTGTCACTATAAACGCTGTATTTTCCACAGCAAGAAAATCTATCGGGTTAGGAGAATAGTAATCGGCAGGTGGTTCTCCATTTGAATAATACGGTCCGTAATGAGGTGTCATCACATCAAAGACAATTTTAGGCTCCACTATAGGTAAAGCATCAAAAAAGCACACTTCTCCCTGATAATTTCCATAAATGCTATTTTTGGGGCTCCCGAAAATTTTGCAAAAGCCCCTATCACTTAATGCTCCTTTTTCGCCATTGCCCTCCACCTGAGCAAAGACCCTCGTAATGATCCAATTTCTCACCAAGCCCTTTAAGGCACTGGCTGGAATATAAGGAAACCCATAAATGTGGTGCAAGCAAATAGAAGTCTCAAAAATCGAATGCTGCCCTAAGCCAACAATAAGCCGCCAATCCGGTTCAAATCTCATCTGGATGAAATCGAAACCGGCATCGGCAATAGCAGACTTTTGGCGCTGACATAAGCCGGAAAAATCAATATTCTTAAAAACAGGGGTCACCTGAAATGGCGGCTTCTTTCTATCCAACATTACAAAACTAAATTTCCTTGAATCTTTATTTTGAAAAGAAGCAGCTGCCTTGTTTAGCTTTAAGTAATAATTATCAATGTCACACGGATCAATAATCTGCTGCGTATCTTTGGGAAAGTAATGCTGCTTATCAGGTTCAGGAACACCTTTGGGCAGTGCCTTGCTTTTTTGATACGTTCCATTTGCTCCCTTATCATGGGGCAGCGTTAGTATATTTTTCGCTTCCCAGCGACCTTTGCTGTCTTTTTTTATTTCAAACTCCACCCAAGCTCCTTCCCCTATATTCTCCAAGTTATCAACTTGAGAGCAATGGAAAAAGATTTTTCGATCACTGTTATCGTCAATAAAGCCATATCCCTGATTACTAAAATATTTTTTAACAATCCCTTTAAGCTTCATCATCAGCTCCTCCTTCTAAAAGCCCTTCGGAAAAACGGCTTAACCAAGAAAAGAGTGCTAATATTTCCACCGTAACCGCCCTATACGCGGATGAGTCAAGACTGATGATAGCCTCTGTCAGGCTTGTTTGAGAAAGATCAACCAAATTTTTATCATCCTTTTTTAACCACTGGGCAATTTGTTTATAAATTTCCATGTATGCCTTTTTGGTTTTTCCTTTTGCTTCTATATAAGCTATTGTCGCACCTAGTCCGTTTGTTTTAATCAACATGGGAATTTTCTTGGCATAGGCTTTATAATCCCCTTCTCCCGCTGTATCTTTTTGTGATGCCACCGCTAGATAAGCGAATTGTGCTCTTCCTTGCTCCAAACCTTTAATGGTTGACTTTTGTGTATTCATGCCTCCACCACCTTAAGCCTGACCAGCCCTTTTCCGAGGGTAGCATTGCCCCCCAGCTGGATAACCCCCGGCAGATTTGTGATGAAATATTCCATAACCGATTTTTCTCCCGCTCCAATCCCCTGAGCTGTAAACGGACTTTTTTCCGATGAAAAAACAGGCGTACTCAAAGCCAAAGTATAGAGCAGCGTTTCTGCCGGCAAGTATTCTTCTGTGAATAACGCGCCATTCTCCACAGTCCCGGTTTTTGCATTGATTTTTGTCCTTGTCGCGACCTCTGTGGAAATCTTAACAAAATCGGTGAAATCCGAATCGGAAAGAACAACCAAACTGGCCGCCAACTTTTTGCGCCAATACGCATATTCGTCATTTTGAGGCACCAGATTATTGCTTATCCATCGAATTAATTCCGTACAATGCTCATTATCGGGATGCTCAATTTCGAAGGTAAATTCCTCCAAGACTATCTTATTATCTTTCACAAATAATCCCGACTCTTTAGGGGTCGAATTTTCCGGCGGCAAGCCGAATTCCGGCTTCAAGCCGCATCGCTCCAGATCCTTTTTCAATCGTTCCAGAATAAAAGGGCAAGTAATCCAGGCAAAGATCCCTTTCATGGATTTAATCGGAAAAAGCAGTAATCTGGCATCCGTAAAGCCTAATGCTCCTGCGTAAAGGTCTCCTTTTTCCGGACCAAAACTTAGGTTAATACACCTCTCTCGTTCAACTCTGTCCCTAAAAAACGTACCCTTGAAGGAAACTTCTTCTAAACCTTCAAAAGCCTCCCGTAAAGCTCCTTTCAGGCCCGAGGCCTCCACTTTGGGAAAACCCGTGTGTTTTTCTCTCTGGATCGGAAGATCCACCACACCCAAATCATTACCGCAACCGACATGAAGCGGTGTTTCGCAAATCAACCCAAGGGGCTTTGCCAGTTTATACATTGAATAACCTCCTGCCTATTCTAACATTTTTTAATCGGTATGGTTATAAACTCTATAGTGCCTGCCGCTCGCTGAATTTTGTATTTTCTTCTAAATTTAGAAATATATCGGGTGTGATCAAAACTCCCCCGCAAATATTCATAGATTTTTATACTCAAATAATTTTTGATAAATTCCGGTTGGTAAACAATCCTTATTTGGGCTTTGTCTGTTGATTTAAAGATAAATATATTTTTTTGAGGATTCTCTCCATGCCGTAAATCATGCTCAGTTCCCAAACTTTCAATATGTTTAAGAAGACCTTCTTGAGATTTTAAGAAGTTATTCTTGATTTCATTATCTAACCTTTGATAAAGCTCCCTTGTTGCTTCTATCACTTCTTTCAATTTCCCAGGCGGTTCAGAAGAGAACTGATTTGATTCTTTCGGCACCTTCACCAAGATATGTTCTTTAAAACGATGCCACAATATATCCCATACCGAATTAAGACCTACTAAACCTTCATCTTCCCATATGCAATCCGGAAATTCAGGCTCCAGATTGTTCCTCCGCTTGAACTGAGCCCAATCCTCCTCGAGTCCTTCATCTAGCTTTTCAAATATATCCACATATTTTTCGAATAGACCCCAGTTAATATCTACTGGCATCTGAGGAATTTTAATCAGTTCATCCGTATCTTCGAAGATATAATAAAGGGGAATATTTTTAAGCATTCCGAGCATTGAAAGGTAAGGAATAAGCGCTTTATATCCTCCGGTAATATTAAACAAATCACCATTGCCAAAGTCTTGAGCATCTAAGTATCGTGCTAATCTAGACACCCCTTCCTTTTCAAACAACTTCCGTTTTCTTATCTGAAGGTTTTTAATCACATCGTTTTCCGGATCAAAGATTACGCTAATTTGACAATTGTTGATTATCTTTCCTTGAAGCTCATCTCGAATAATTTCTGCCGCTAAACGGGATAATATGGTGTCTGTCGCCACTAACTGTACTAAAATATTATCATGCACTTCTTTTTGAATCTTTAAAATGCTTTTAATTTCTGCTGATGCCGTATTATTCTTCTTTACCCAACTTGATAGAACATCTTTTAATGGTTTAATCCGCTCAAGTTGATCATCCCATTGCCAATTCAAACTATTTTCTATCTGCTTGAAGTGAGCATCAATGTCTCCATGCTTTTCTTTAATATAATTTGTAAATATAGAAGCGCCTACCATTGTCATAACCCGCATCATCTTATTTCTCCCATATAGGCCAGTCCAAACCCCTGTTCAGCCAAATTATCCGATATGTTTTTTCCATGGAAACTTTGAATTACCTCTTCCCACTGTCCTTCTATAATTTCGAAATAATAAACGCTTCCCGCTGGAACTGCTTTTTGCATGGGCTTAGGCCTTTTCTGTTTCATATCGAA contains these protein-coding regions:
- a CDS encoding helix-turn-helix domain-containing protein is translated as MSRGTLAKIEAGIRHISVEELHAIRTILEITYDGLFRK
- the cmr6 gene encoding type III-B CRISPR module RAMP protein Cmr6 produces the protein MMKLKGIVKKYFSNQGYGFIDDNSDRKIFFHCSQVDNLENIGEGAWVEFEIKKDSKGRWEAKNILTLPHDKGANGTYQKSKALPKGVPEPDKQHYFPKDTQQIIDPCDIDNYYLKLNKAAASFQNKDSRKFSFVMLDRKKPPFQVTPVFKNIDFSGLCQRQKSAIADAGFDFIQMRFEPDWRLIVGLGQHSIFETSICLHHIYGFPYIPASALKGLVRNWIITRVFAQVEGNGEKGALSDRGFCKIFGSPKNSIYGNYQGEVCFFDALPIVEPKIVFDVMTPHYGPYYSNGEPPADYYSPNPIDFLAVENTAFIVTVGIKKEDDKPLQTGVFSEKTPMQVVEQWMTECLAEHGAGAKTAVGYGVGELNQV
- the cmr5 gene encoding type III-B CRISPR module-associated protein Cmr5; translated protein: MNTQKSTIKGLEQGRAQFAYLAVASQKDTAGEGDYKAYAKKIPMLIKTNGLGATIAYIEAKGKTKKAYMEIYKQIAQWLKKDDKNLVDLSQTSLTEAIISLDSSAYRAVTVEILALFSWLSRFSEGLLEGGADDEA
- the cmr4 gene encoding type III-B CRISPR module RAMP protein Cmr4; this translates as MYKLAKPLGLICETPLHVGCGNDLGVVDLPIQREKHTGFPKVEASGLKGALREAFEGLEEVSFKGTFFRDRVERERCINLSFGPEKGDLYAGALGFTDARLLLFPIKSMKGIFAWITCPFILERLKKDLERCGLKPEFGLPPENSTPKESGLFVKDNKIVLEEFTFEIEHPDNEHCTELIRWISNNLVPQNDEYAYWRKKLAASLVVLSDSDFTDFVKISTEVATRTKINAKTGTVENGALFTEEYLPAETLLYTLALSTPVFSSEKSPFTAQGIGAGEKSVMEYFITNLPGVIQLGGNATLGKGLVRLKVVEA